The Candidatus Poribacteria bacterium genome includes the window ATATGCGAATCAAATTCTTTGTCCCCATCCATGCCGATAATGAAGCCGCCGGTCACCTCTATGCCACTATTCTGTATCGTGCGAATGGCGCGCAGTAGGTAGCTGCCCGCATCTTCTTCTTTGTTGGTATTTTGTTTCTTCTTGGTCATCAATAGCGCGTCTTCATTCGGGCTTTCGATCCCCAAAAATACCATGTCAAAACCGGCATCGCTCATTGCATCCAACATCTCAGGAATTTCGACGAGATTGACGCTGGCTTCGGTGAACAGCTTGAACGGATAATTTTTTTCCTTCTGGTACGCCCTTACTTCAGGTAGCAGGCGCATGGCATCCCGCTTATTTCCGATGAAATTGTCATCAACTACAAACAGTGAGCCTTGCCAGCCGAGCCGGTAAAGCATATCAAACTCCGTCATCATCTGCTCATTGCTTTTGGTGCGCGGCACACGACCGAACAGTTTGGTTATGTCGCAAAATTCGCAGTCAAAGGGACATCCACGTGAAAATTGGAGTGCCATTGAACCGTAATCGTGTATATTAATAAGGTCATAACGGGGCGGGGGTGTTATTGTTACATCCGGTTTTCTCTTTTCGCGGTATACGTCTTTGGCAACTCCCGCTTCAAAATCTGTGAGAAAATCCTCAAATATTTCCTCCACTTCCCCAAAGAAAAAATGATCGACCTCTCCTTCCGCTTCCTCTCTTATATTGTCATGATAGGAAGTAGGGTGCGGTCCACCAGCGACAATAGGAACTCCAGACCGGTTACATCGCTGAATGACCTCATACAATGATTCCTTTTGAACAACCATCGTAGATGTCAAAACGACATCCGCCCAATCAATGTCTGCCTCCGTTAAGGTGGTAACATTCATATCAACGACTTTGAGTTGATAATTCTTCGGGAACATCCCAGCAACAGTCAACAATCCGAGCGGCGGCATGGCCGATTTTTTGCCCGCAAAGTCCAAGGCATATTTATAGCCCCAATACGATGGCGGAAACTCGGGATAAACAAAAAGGGCATTCGGCATGTGAATCAATCTCCAATTATGTGTGTAATTTGGGTAACTTATTTGATCAAGCAATTAATTTTATCACAATTCAACATTTAAGGCAATAGGAAAAAACAGTGAATCGATTTTCTAACATAGGTAATCAACAATTCACACTATTCCTGAATCCACTCCTCATCGACTTCAACGTGCATGATGCTAGTACGTCTGTAGGTATAGGTGATATGGATACCACCATCGTGGGATTGGATAATGGCGGGATAGGAGTATTCACCCTCCTCAGTTTCGAGATGCTGTTTGTATACCCACGTCTCTCCTTCGTCGGTTGATAGCGCGACCGTTAGGGGCGTCCGTCCGCGCGGGGTGTCATTGTAGACGAGCGCGATGTTTCCGTTGCGCAAGCTTACCATATCAACGCCGCTGTTGGGGTT containing:
- a CDS encoding DUF4070 domain-containing protein, with protein sequence MPNALFVYPEFPPSYWGYKYALDFAGKKSAMPPLGLLTVAGMFPKNYQLKVVDMNVTTLTEADIDWADVVLTSTMVVQKESLYEVIQRCNRSGVPIVAGGPHPTSYHDNIREEAEGEVDHFFFGEVEEIFEDFLTDFEAGVAKDVYREKRKPDVTITPPPRYDLINIHDYGSMALQFSRGCPFDCEFCDITKLFGRVPRTKSNEQMMTEFDMLYRLGWQGSLFVVDDNFIGNKRDAMRLLPEVRAYQKEKNYPFKLFTEASVNLVEIPEMLDAMSDAGFDMVFLGIESPNEDALLMTKKKQNTNKEEDAGSYLLRAIRTIQNSGIEVTGGFIIGMDGDKEFDSHIRFIQEAGVPMAMAGLLTALKETNLYHRLQSEGRLLDESTGNNTDITLNFVPELPREHLISEYRRVVSTLYDPTLENYFERCLTLIKNLKPVKHGQGRIGKMELMAVARSMKRQLFSKQGPAYLRFLINVIKDYPSMLDKAIRLAIHGYHFEKMTSQTVAVDNFKQYLTKEINAFEEIISPAQSQQDSQSVAKSGVSRIGEIRSHAQELLARVYAQYEDIHEDFRYNVRDALDTFQKSVFKHYLEAEFGAFKETVSRFARAGGDRISEVGEHAGELLTRVHAQYERIHKDFRYGIRDSVISFQESVKSHLDQLVGPVPIEIKSFD